From the Lentimicrobium sp. L6 genome, one window contains:
- a CDS encoding serine hydrolase gives MNLYNLNRGFLTVCISLLFLNGFAQNPANHPDTLDTYLTKAFTDFELHGLSVMVIKDDKVVFDKNWGTAGYGEDVGSESLYNIASCTKAFTGAAMAKLVNDGLLHWDDLVIDYLPEFKLADPYITTHLTIEDLLVHRSGLGTFYGDLLWYETNRTDEDVIERLQYLPITNRFRDQYGYQNTMYMVAGEILKKVTGQTWEEYIQENLLDPLKMESTVTCGNKLEEGSNIAYPMIDDKEIGFSMKRHHAAASIFSSTADLSLWVRMLLNNGIIEEDTILPAHVIRDMMAPRTMKSVNGLRRMTGAQFSTYALGWNAWDHNGEKVVEHAGGMPGYISQVTLVPQENLGIIILTNTLTSAPTAMELYILDSYLKEESTDWASMFVGFKTRGEKAEKEALVRREESRVLDTEPSLEIEKYLGTYEDKMYGKAIISLKDKQLHLVFEPAKEMFYSDMEHWHFDTFKVHFADPFLPAGYVSFDFDSRRNIEGFKIDLKSNDFHFFNLDFKKLD, from the coding sequence ATGAATTTATATAATTTAAACAGAGGGTTTCTGACTGTATGCATCAGCCTCCTATTTCTAAATGGATTTGCCCAAAACCCCGCCAATCATCCTGATACTTTAGATACCTATTTAACAAAGGCATTCACAGATTTCGAACTTCATGGATTATCGGTGATGGTTATTAAAGACGATAAAGTAGTTTTTGACAAAAACTGGGGTACTGCTGGTTATGGTGAAGATGTAGGTAGCGAATCCCTTTATAATATCGCCTCATGTACCAAAGCATTTACAGGTGCTGCCATGGCAAAATTAGTTAATGATGGCCTTTTGCACTGGGATGATTTAGTGATAGATTATTTGCCTGAGTTTAAATTAGCCGACCCCTATATCACCACTCATTTAACCATTGAAGATCTATTAGTTCACAGAAGTGGCTTGGGTACTTTTTATGGTGATTTACTCTGGTACGAAACCAATAGAACTGATGAAGATGTGATAGAAAGGCTTCAATATTTACCCATCACGAATCGTTTTCGCGATCAATATGGCTATCAAAACACCATGTATATGGTTGCAGGTGAGATTTTGAAAAAGGTAACAGGACAAACTTGGGAAGAATATATTCAAGAAAATCTACTTGATCCTTTAAAAATGGAATCTACTGTAACTTGTGGAAATAAACTAGAGGAGGGCTCTAATATTGCATATCCTATGATTGATGATAAAGAAATAGGTTTTAGTATGAAAAGACATCATGCTGCTGCTTCTATATTTTCCAGTACAGCAGATTTGAGTTTATGGGTAAGGATGCTTTTAAATAATGGCATCATTGAAGAAGATACCATCCTCCCTGCTCATGTGATTAGAGATATGATGGCTCCAAGAACCATGAAATCGGTTAATGGATTAAGAAGAATGACTGGTGCCCAATTTAGTACCTATGCTTTAGGCTGGAATGCTTGGGATCATAATGGTGAAAAGGTGGTGGAGCATGCAGGTGGAATGCCAGGATATATTTCTCAAGTGACTCTTGTTCCTCAAGAAAACTTAGGAATCATTATTTTGACCAATACATTAACTAGCGCACCCACAGCTATGGAACTTTATATCCTTGATTCTTATCTAAAAGAGGAATCCACTGATTGGGCATCTATGTTTGTTGGATTCAAAACCAGAGGAGAAAAGGCTGAAAAAGAAGCTTTAGTAAGACGAGAAGAATCGAGAGTACTGGACACAGAGCCCAGTTTAGAGATTGAGAAATATTTAGGAACATATGAAGACAAAATGTATGGTAAAGCCATCATTTCTTTGAAAGATAAGCAACTTCATTTAGTTTTTGAGCCTGCCAAAGAAATGTTTTATTCTGATATGGAGCATTGGCATTTCGATACCTTCAAGGTTCATTTTGCCGACCCCTTCTTACCAGCTGGATATGTGAGCTTCGATTTTGATTCCAGAAGAAATATAGAAGGATTTAAAATTGACTTAAAAAGCAATGATTTCCACTTCTTTAATCTGGATTTTAAGAAACTAGATTAG
- a CDS encoding leucine-rich repeat domain-containing protein: MKLKILLLSIMCLLLFQGNSCTNEFKGHEGELSTEELWWNGLNDTWKELCLRESGHLGEQINTEILNEILNLEGFSLDFYPIDKNNLKPLEMLVHLKQVSAGNTQVTDLSSLGKLPLLTYINIPNTPIHDLTPLRNLKNLEEIYIQQSQISDLKPLSEAINLQVIMFHETGITSLEPIMNLPKLSIINLGKTKVPQEEIEAFSLAHPHCEIHQ; encoded by the coding sequence ATGAAACTCAAAATCCTTCTTCTTTCTATCATGTGTTTGCTGCTGTTTCAGGGTAATAGCTGCACCAATGAATTTAAAGGACATGAAGGGGAACTTTCGACAGAAGAATTGTGGTGGAATGGATTAAATGATACCTGGAAAGAATTATGCTTAAGGGAAAGTGGGCATTTAGGAGAGCAAATAAACACCGAAATACTGAATGAAATTTTAAACCTTGAGGGATTTAGTCTTGATTTTTACCCCATTGACAAAAACAACTTAAAACCACTTGAAATGCTTGTCCATCTCAAACAAGTTTCTGCTGGAAATACTCAGGTAACTGATTTATCCTCCTTAGGAAAGCTTCCATTACTCACTTATATAAACATCCCTAATACGCCAATTCATGATTTGACTCCTCTAAGAAATTTAAAAAACCTAGAAGAGATCTATATTCAACAAAGCCAAATATCAGATCTAAAACCATTATCGGAAGCTATAAATTTACAGGTGATTATGTTTCATGAAACAGGAATTACTTCACTAGAACCCATTATGAATCTGCCCAAACTCTCCATCATTAATTTAGGCAAAACCAAGGTTCCACAAGAAGAAATAGAAGCTTTTAGCTTAGCTCATCCCCATTGCGAAATACATCAATAA